GAGTGAAGACATCTTCCCAGTCCTCATTCTCCAACTTGTTGCCGCTTTTCTTTTCAACTAATTCAATATTCAACAGCTTCACTAGTGTTGACTTCTtgaatttttcttctctttcctgCTTATAGCACTCGGAACAGACCTTCTTTACCCTTTCAAGGAGCTCCTCTGGAATTCCATGGTTCACCAGCTGTAACAATAATGATGGTAATGAAACCTTAAAAACTCTTGtgaaacataaaaaatatgcatcaaacaaaataaatctacaagCTGCAGAGGCTACATCCATGCATGGAAGAGACGTGATGTGGGGGCGAGTGGTCATTGCAGAGGAAGTAGTAGTGATAGAGAAAAGCACGTACCTGGAAGAATCCCCACTCCTCGCATCCGTTAGCGATCTCAGCCATTGTCTTGGCCCTCTCCTCGCcgttgagatttgaaaaatcaaTCACTGGGATCGTCATTGAAGCAAAACAAGAAGCAGaggtagagagggagagagatctAAGTTGCTTGTTCTAATAAGTACTGTATGTGCACAGTTTTGTGGTTTGGAAGAGAGGGTCCTTGATCCTATTTATAATAAAGCTTCCCGCCATGCATGCAAATTGGATGTCAACCACATAATTTTTAAGCatgtattgtttatttttttgtaagggGAAAGGTGTGGGACGGTGACGCATTAGGTTTTACATAAGATACAAGGTCAATGCCTTTTGAAGGTAACCCACAACACAAGCATATATGGCCATgatctttaatttaaaatccatAACATGATGCAGGTCATTTTCTAGTTTCCTTAGTTAGGTCATTAATTACATAAGCCAATTTGATTAACTGACACGTGGCAAATATATATCATGGTAATTCTCTTAAGGTTATACACTTAGTTCATATATCCTTTAATGGGGTTGCATGGTTACATCCTAAAGGATTTCAGCTCTCTTTTCTGATAAAAAATGGCTTGAATATAGATCAACTAATAGTGGTCATGAGATCAAGGTTTCCTTAACCAACTAATTAAGAAGTGTGAAGCCATGGATGAGTTACATGGCACAAACTTAGGGATTGGTTTATTATATTGACTTCTCTAGGCAAGGTgcatgacatgcatgcatgtactaCCAGTTTCCAATGAATTGAATCTGATcccatacacacacacacacacacacacacacgaccATTAATCTTGATCTTGCACAGGATAATCACCATCAAGTTCACACACATGACCATTAATCTTGATCTTGCACAGGATAATCACCATCAAGTTTAAATTTTCAAGATgtacacatgatatatatatataatatatgtagttTTACTTGTAGTTTAAACATCTGCCGACTAGCTAGAGCGAGCTAGTTAGGGTTCATCGACGATGGATCGTGTTGACTACTTGCAtgcattaatattatatatatatatgttcttgtATTAATGCTAGATATATATACCCTCCCAGCTAGCTCTGACTTTTTAGACATTGAAATGGTTTTTTGATGAGGAGTTGTTGCGATATCATTAAACTGATCATATACTGATCATTTGTAGGCATTGATTGTGGGTTAAGGAAGGCAGCAGCTAGCATTAAGGTGCATGAagactttttttataaataaagctATATATAGATAGTCAACTTAGctctgtatataatatatatatatatatgtgtgtgtgtgtgtgtgtgtgtgtgatgatgatgatcaggaCTTCATGAcagtttttttgttcctttttttttgggtaggagagaataatttttgttttaattaataatcagAAAATGATCTGCATCGATCTTTGTTAATGGAAGTAGCGGTTGAATGCATGCATCATGAGCAGTTGGCCAACGATACGTTCGCCATGTTCGGGTATAACTTGTACTAGTAGTACTGTACTAGTCCTCCTCCAAAAACCATATGATCATGTAGTACTTGAATATTAATTAACTTGTGCCAcgttgcatctctctctctctctctctctctctctctctctctctctctatatatatatatatgttctctGTGATCATTCATGtattatatttagatatttCTCCAGCTGATAATTTACATGATGACGACGGCCACAGAGTCTGGGGTTCGATCAATCTTTAAAACTAGCTAGAATGAATGACGTACATTGGggacattttatatatttgttaagatcatcatgaaaatatataacaatttaaacATGCATCAGCAATTGATGACAGTTTGTGAAATTACATAAAGGGATCAATCATGATGCAGATCGATGATCAGATAGACGAGTTAATTAGATCGAACAGTACAAGTTTTTGCAGAAAATGAGTTAATGTATATATGAAACTCACATGATGACATCGATGAGCTTCCTTTTGTTGATTCTAAAGTTATCTACTTTGGTCATTAGTACCACAATTAGCTTATTGTTTCCTTCCGATTCCAAGGCATGCATATAATATGTTTTCCATCAATCAtatagtatctatatatatatatatatatatatatatgagaaatgatatttacaatcgtgaGTATGTAAAGTGTCgctcaattatttaaaaaaataaataaatacggaaTCCACgtgacaagaaaattaatttttaatcctccaaccactctttttcaaaatgactgcataACGTTTGTACACTTcacgattatatataacattagttaatatatatatatatatatatatatatatatatatatatatatatatatatatatatatttaagtactctcattatttatattgttTAAGTATTAATTGGTTTTTGTCTACGACATTAATAATGACTATTATTAATTGAAACAATTAAGCTGTTGGTGTTAGAGACGAAAGTCGAGATCGATggaatgccttttttttttttttttaattggcgtAGATCAGCATAAAGCCATCTATGATCAATGATACATTTCttcatgtatttaattatttctctttcattttaaaCTCTATATCATTTCGAGCAAGAATTTTAATTTGTAGATATTAATCCACCAggattttacttatatatatatatatacacacgagattatcattaattttaaaacttgcattaattattattagtatttgaaactcaattataattaattttaatatataaattaattggtATGATcataagtttatttatttatttctttttctttctcaaaactcgattataattaattttaagataTAAATTAATTGGTATGTGTTGCGCCTCTGACCGTCCAAAAATTACACAAGACGATATCTAAGTGATTCAGTAAATTATTTACGTCTACTGGAgcttcttttatataatttgtacgagatttacaaaaactctacaaattctctttctctccttcacgtactctctttctctctattttccccTCTCCCATTGCATTTTGCAACTGAGCTCTCTcttatttataggagagagcagtcTACAAATTTTTTCGATGTAGTGATTTACGGAAGAAACTGAGACGTCACTTGCTGTAGACACTGTGCGTGTTTGTGAGTGGCGCCTAATATGTCAAGGAAAAAAACAGTACACACTGCAGGTGGGTTTTTCAACAGTATGATcataagttatttatttatttatttctgtcTCTTTCTCAAGAGAGATGCTAGCTAGCTGCATGCATGTCTTAATTAACAACGTACCAAGTACAAATTAATGTGGTGATCTAATAAGCAGATATATATTCACCTTGATTTCGCATTAGGtctataagaaaattatttatttgcgaCTAGTTAATTtcaatgaaatgattattttcaattaaattagTTGTAAATAGTCTTTTGgttgcaataaattaattacaaaaattcgtttttctTGTAGGTACTGCAAATTAAAgcaatatatagttaatattgtgacaaattaattacaaagcacaaaggaataatgaaaattaattaaagcaatatatagttaatattgtgatatatgcAGTTTGAATATAGGAAAGTGCCCTATATTCGAGGTAAACCTAGCTAGCTTCTCGCAAGAATATCATGCCCAACCCAGCTTATATTAATTCTCGTGGACAATGGTATGTTTTCATGGAAAGAGATGCATATATATCcaccttattatatatatatatatgaagtgatGCAGCCATGCATGTATCTAGGGTATTGATCTGCATCATGAACAGATACATTCCCCCTAAAGGATAGCTAGCTAATTCAGTACTGCATGGTGGCTTTGGAAGATGTGATCAGATCGAATAATTAAGATTATGAAGCAATgctttgttggttttatttaatttattgagaAGCTATATCATTTcagaaaaagattatataaaaataaatttaaaaattaattatgatatagttttatataatacattatatttaCTTACGATAAATCTTATTGAGAAATAAATCTACATTGTTTTATGTGGACAAGATCTTGGACATATTTATAAGCAATTGAGCAAACTTCTCTTATTGGTTTTATAAGATGGGTTAGGCCTATGAATTTCTTCATGATATCAGATTAAGCTAAAGGAAAAATGAGAGCATACACTACTTATTCCGTGATAAGGATTAGGAAAAATACTGAACTGTACGTGAGGGATTGAGGGTGTTGAGAAATAAATTTACATTGCCTGTGAATAAGGTCTTGGGCATGTTTATAAGCAAATGAGCAATCTTATTTTATTGAACCgattttatgagatgagttaggtttataaatttcttcaaatctaataaaactttataatttaacgtatcatatcgaactacatcattttataaatttatttttataaaatttctttttgacTAAATCATCttcctaatttattattataatccaATCCCTAATTACGTACATCCAAAGGAGtctctatttatagatttctatCTCTCGTCTATGAAGATCTTTGATCACTCTACCTGATCTCACCCACTACTCTCATGTACACATACACATGGTGCTGAGTAATTGTGTCTCTGAGAGGGTATTTGATCATGAGGGTGACGAATAAATGGCCTGGGGGACTGCACATCGATCTCTAGATCATTTGGTTCGTGGTCTTTGTCATTcactactttttattttattttatttatttaactaattaatgATCTCGTTGCAATCattggtaatatatatatatatatatatatatatatatatttatatattttattaaattgaagGCATCGTTCGTTATTAATTGGTAACGTATATAACTACCCATGGCAACCGTTAATGGAGTTTGGTAATATTGATTATGAAAttaggttatatatataataatatagagaAATTAAACATGAAATCTTTATACCACACAGTTCCACCTAATCAATATtatgtaatttatcatttttgtcattttatcttaatgtttaaatatgtgtgttaaaataaaaaaataaaaataataaatcacatattaattaagCAGATGTGTATGGCGTGAGGTGTAAAGTTTTCTTGCAGCATTTCTCAATAATAGATAAcgtctttttattaattaaatgtgACCATGCATGCATCCAAGGTAGCTAGCTGATCATCGATGgagattgttttatttttctaaatttcaataTTGTTAAATGATCATACTCATCACGATTATTATCAAATATTCTCagatatattttcaaatattgtcaGATATTCTCAGATCATATTTTATTCCCAAACatcattttaaacataaaacactttcaatttcaattttttaatcttttcatatatataatgatcattacaactttttcaaatttttaaagaaaacacaaaaaacaacactaatttttcaaaatttaaaataaaaataatattaaaaaattattttcaattaatttttttattttataatatttttattcaactttctctctctcgtttttcaaaacctaataaaaatatcttaactcaaactatttcactattatttatgcACAGATATACTGAGATATTATTTTAAGTATCCAAATGGGCCCCAATTACAATAtctagaagaaataaaaatattaataaatgcaATTCAACAACTAATTAATCATGGTTTTTCCAAATATTTcactaattaattatttattttgcatGCTTAATTTATATACCGATCGAGATCACACATTGATTGGAAGTATATATGTTCTCGCAGTCCTTTAATTACATCAATCGATCATTTTGATTGATTTGTCATGATCGTCAACTTGATCTAAATAAAAGTTTTGTACGTAAGTATTCTAGATCATTAAATCATGGCTCGAATATTATTTAAACATGATGAGTACCATTGATCTCCAATATTTCATCATGTACATTCTTGAATAAAcgatatttctaattaatttgaatcatgtgaatgctatctttattttttatgataagttTTATTTAAGTCATAAGAATTCTCGACAATTATTTGCCTCAAATGCTTTATATACCTTATTTGGTTTGAGAGATATATAATCATGtactatagtgtctaattaaGCATTAGGTAGTATCATAGTATAAGCCGGGTTTACATGTATCCATCTCTCTCAAAATTATAGAAAGTACTGTTAGAAGTAGAAGGGGGTGAGGTTCCAACAACCACCCAAAACACTAAAAATCatgcagaaaataaaaactaagttGTGCCATGTCAAGAAGATCATCTGATCAGTGCACGGTAAGTTTCAGATGATCAAGTAACGTTATTCTAGCTAATAGGATCGATCTCATATATGGATGTTAAGAAAATGGTTGTTGGAGCATTCTATATATTAGCTAGTCGGACTACATTAAATGGCTGTTATTGGTGGATCTTGATCTCAAATGATCCATGCATGACCTAAGACTATTAGAATAACATGggcaagaaaaataatatttacagagCGCGCGGGAGATTTGCAGACGAGCACGCGGGAGATTTGccgacttgcataatttaagactatatatatctaatattatttttggactaatttacatatttttcataaacaaAAGAGCGAAAAGTATGTTCGTTGTTCACGAAGTCATACGATCGATGGTTCCCCCCATCATGAACTCGTGGCAAATTTAATTTAAACTGCTTTAAGGGAAAGAAAGTACGTATACCAATGCATGATGTGCTGACCAAATCCAAGCATGTgctttgaatttcaatttgcatgtgactatatatatatatatgtatatgtatacacatacatatataattacaacCTAGagtcttttttacttttaaggACACTTTGTTCAGTCTTGTAAAGGATACTTTGTTGGATGCTGGATGCCTATTTGTCTTGATCAttggagaaatgatatttgtagttttaagGTGTGTAAAcccttatatatttatttgaaaaaaaaatagataaatatgagacatacataaaaaaatattttttaatagtggggtctactttttttaaatggagTGCATGAAACTTATATTTACTAGAACTATATCTAGCATCACATATTACTCTTTTGGGCCTATGGTTGTAGAGGAACACGGAGAACTATAATAGTGCGTGGAGTCGGGAACTAACAATGCTATCCTTTTATTGATCGAGAGTGATGATACATCAAATTCTATTAATGTTGTGAAGCCCAACCCCAGTTAGAGCCCAAAAACCCTTAATAGAAGCCCGGCCCACTACCTAAACAACGGCGTTGTTTTACCATTcatccccaaaccctaaatccCCTTCCCCTCCTTCCCTCTCCGACACCTCTATTTCTCAGTCTATATCTTACTCCCCCtgtttctctatttctctctctatagCCAATTGTAACACTCTTATATTcagttcaaattttaataaaagttaTGTGAAAGATCTGTAAATGGACAATGTAATTTTTGTAAAGTAGATTGCATGATAGATAAAAATGGAAAGGGTTAGCTCACTTTAAGGGTGAGTGcctccaaaaaaagaaaaggaaaagagagtaATTGTTTTCATTCAGATTTTGCATAAGTTTCCTTTACTATGTGCCTCCTATAGGGCTGACATACTGCAACTTAACAAACATATTCCCCTTCCAGACGCTACGTGACAAAATAGATAACATCTGATGTTGGGCTGACTAGCCCATTgaactaaaaacataaaaattaactGGACTTGACAACATACTTGGACCTACTGCAAATAACATGGACTCAATTTATAAAACAGCCATCACTTGTCAATCGTCGGCCTGTGTACAAGCCCAGCCCAGAAGTCCGCTTCCTCATCAGACGACAGAACCCAACTCCCTCAGTTCTCTGTCTCGAACTGTACCGCCCTTCGAAGTGTGACACCAACCCAACCAGAAACGCCGTGCCGTCGCCGTCTTCTGTCTGCCGTTCGACTTAAGGCCGCCAGTAAGTACTTCAATCTGCcgtctttctctctctgtcaagtgtctctctccctctctctctctctctcacttctctGCAATCCCGTTTCCTGTCGGCCACCCACATCGCCCGCCCTCAGTTTCCGTCGGTCTGTGCTGCACTGTTCTTCCCGGTTCAGACCCCGACACCAAACCTCAGAACCCCTTGCGTCGAGCACCTCTCCCCGCCGTCCAAGAAGATAGGCCCCACACcgtctgtctctgtctctgtcgCTGCCCCTGCCTTCTCTTCTGTCCGTGTGCCGCCGTGTGCTATCAGGCTGTCACCGGGATCCTCTTCCTCCGGTGTTTACTTCTCTCCGTCCGCCtctttcccctctctctctacccTCTGTTTGTCCCCTCTCCGGAACCGCCACCGCAATGGATGCCGCCACAAGCATCACGGCAGCAACCGGGAAGCACCACCCAGCTTCTTCTCACGGCAAGCCCTGATCAATCAAGGAATGAGTTCTTTGATATATTGCTTTGTAAAGTTTCTCGTGTAAATTGTAGATTTCTGCCTCTTTATCTATGCTAATGAATGAGGCCATTCCACTCTCTCATCGAGAGCTCTGCGTTTACTCTGTTCAAGGTTTTAGAAATCCATTGTCGGGCAATCAAATCAGGTGCCATCGCTGACATCTACACCGCGAACAATATTCTAAGTTTGTATGCGAAATCCAGAGAGTTATGTTTTGCCCGCACGTTGTTCGTGGAAATGCCCCGCAGAGACACTGTTTCTTGGAATACAATGATCGCTGGGTATGTACGTTGTGGGAATTTCGAGACTGCGTTCGAGATTCTAAGAACCATGAAGATATGTGGCTTTGATTTTGATGGGTATACATTTGGAAGCATACTCAAGGGGGTTGCTTCTGCTTATCGGCTTGATATTGGGGAGCAAGTGCATTCGATGATAGTCAAGATGGGCTATGCTGCAAATGTTTATTCAGGTAGTGCACTTTTGGACATGTATGCGAAGTGCGGGAGAGTTGAGGATGCATATGTGGTGTTTCAGTGCATACCGGAGCGTAACTCAGTTTCATGGAATGCGCTGATAGCTGGTTATGTGCTGGTGGGTGATCCTGGGACTGCATTTTGGCTGTTAGATTGCATGGAGCGGGAGCATGTGGAACTTGAAGATGGCACATTTGCTCCGCTTTTGACATTGCTCGATAATACTGAGTTTTACATGTTAGCAATGCAGATTCATGGTAAAATCATAAAACACAGGTGGGCATTTGACAATACTGTATGCAATGCCTTAATCACTTCATATTCTGAATGTGGGTCCATTGAAGATGCCAAAAGAGTATTTGATGGTGCTGTTGGCAACCGGGATTTGGTGACATGGAATTCCATGCTCTCTTCTTACCTTGTACACAATAAAGAAGAACTTGCATTTAAACTCTTCATAGATATGCAATGGCTTGGGTTTGATCCAGACATCTATACTTACACTAGTGTCATTAGTGCTTGTGTTGATGGAGCACATAAACGCCATGGGAAATCCTTGCATGGATTGGTAATAAAAAGGGGACTGGAACAATCAGTACCGATATCTAATGCATTAATAGCCATGTATCTCAAATCAAATAACAGATCCATGGAAGAAGCATTGCTCATTTTTCAAGCCATGGAGTCCAAGGACCGTGTTTCTTGGAATTCTATTTTGACTGGACTTTCGCAAATTGGCTTGAGTGAAGATGCCTTGAAATTCTTTGGACACATGAGATCTGTGGTAGAAGACATTGATCACTATACCTTTTCAGCTGTTCTTAGATCTTGCTCAGATATAGCAACCCTCCAATTGGGTCAACAGGTTCATGTCTTGGCACTTAAGTCAGGATTCGAGTCCAATGAGTTTGTTGCAAGCTCATTGATCTTCATGTATTCCAAGTGTGGGGTCATTGAAGATGCTAGGAAATCCTTTGAGGGCACTCCCAAAGACAGCTCAATCACTTGGAATTCGATCATTTTTGGGTATGCACAACATGGGCAGGGAAATGTTGCACTTGACCTCTTCTACCTAATGAAAGAGAGTAGGGTGAAACCTGATCATATAACATTTGTTGCAATCCTAAGTGCATGTAGCCATATTGGCTTGCTAGAGGAAGGATGCAGGTTTCTGAAATCTATGGAATCAGAATATGGGATTCCACCGAGAATGGAGCATTATGCCTGTGGGGTTGATCTATATGGGCGTGCTGGGTGTCTCAGTGAGGCAAAAGCTTTGATTGAGGCAATGCCTTTTGAACCTGATGCAATGGTATGGAAGACTTTACTTGGGGCCTGTAGGATTTGTGGTGACATTGAATTAGCTACTCAGGTAGCAAGCCTTTTGCTACAGATAGAGCCTGAAGAGCACTGCACTTATGTTCTTCTCTCGAATATGTATGGGCGTCTTAGGCGGTGGGATGCAAAGGCTAGCATGACTAGGCTTATGAGAGAAAATGGGGTGAAAAAAGTCCCTGGTTGGAGTTGGATAGAAGTTCACAATAAGGTGCATGCTTTTAATGCAGAAGATCATTCCCACTCCCATTGTGAAGAGATATACCTTGCATTGGGTGGACTAATGGAAGAAATCAAGAGCTTGGGTTTTGTTACTAGTTCAAAGGTTTTGATGCATGATGTTGATCAGGTGGATGAGTGTATTGATTGAACACTTTGTTTGGGTTAGCTGCTGTGACTAATGGTAGACAAGTTGTAGTTCAGAAGATACTAATTcgtgttttatttgaaaaaagatcATTCCAAGTCCAAATTTTGGAGCTTAGAGTTCAACAGTGGGAACTTCTTTTGATGGCATTTTCTCACAATAAATTTActctttttaactttgacaaaaaataaaaaaataaaaaataaaattctctcCATTAGTG
This is a stretch of genomic DNA from Carya illinoinensis cultivar Pawnee chromosome 15, C.illinoinensisPawnee_v1, whole genome shotgun sequence. It encodes these proteins:
- the LOC122296582 gene encoding putative pentatricopeptide repeat-containing protein At3g25970, translated to MRPFHSLIESSAFTLFKVLEIHCRAIKSGAIADIYTANNILSLYAKSRELCFARTLFVEMPRRDTVSWNTMIAGYVRCGNFETAFEILRTMKICGFDFDGYTFGSILKGVASAYRLDIGEQVHSMIVKMGYAANVYSGSALLDMYAKCGRVEDAYVVFQCIPERNSVSWNALIAGYVLVGDPGTAFWLLDCMEREHVELEDGTFAPLLTLLDNTEFYMLAMQIHGKIIKHRWAFDNTVCNALITSYSECGSIEDAKRVFDGAVGNRDLVTWNSMLSSYLVHNKEELAFKLFIDMQWLGFDPDIYTYTSVISACVDGAHKRHGKSLHGLVIKRGLEQSVPISNALIAMYLKSNNRSMEEALLIFQAMESKDRVSWNSILTGLSQIGLSEDALKFFGHMRSVVEDIDHYTFSAVLRSCSDIATLQLGQQVHVLALKSGFESNEFVASSLIFMYSKCGVIEDARKSFEGTPKDSSITWNSIIFGYAQHGQGNVALDLFYLMKESRVKPDHITFVAILSACSHIGLLEEGCRFLKSMESEYGIPPRMEHYACGVDLYGRAGCLSEAKALIEAMPFEPDAMVWKTLLGACRICGDIELATQVASLLLQIEPEEHCTYVLLSNMYGRLRRWDAKASMTRLMRENGVKKVPGWSWIEVHNKVHAFNAEDHSHSHCEEIYLALGGLMEEIKSLGFVTSSKVLMHDVDQVDECID